The following proteins are co-located in the Halanaerobiaceae bacterium ANBcell28 genome:
- the thiT gene encoding energy-coupled thiamine transporter ThiT: MRDKKLRMMTEIGLAVALAVVLNFMTLFRMPQGGSVNLEMLPILIVAIRWGGIPGMLTGFVYGLVQLALNPYVVHPVQFILDYPFAYMLLGIAGFIPVKLKASKKIIVYGTAFIALFLGTFARFISHLLSGAIFFAHFAPEGQNVWLYSSIYNASFLIPSLLIAFVIIVPLLKTLMKVER, translated from the coding sequence ATGAGAGACAAAAAACTAAGAATGATGACAGAAATTGGACTTGCAGTTGCTTTAGCAGTAGTGTTAAATTTTATGACTTTGTTTAGGATGCCTCAGGGTGGTTCTGTAAACTTGGAAATGCTTCCTATTTTGATTGTTGCAATACGCTGGGGTGGTATTCCTGGTATGTTAACAGGATTTGTTTATGGACTAGTTCAGCTTGCTTTAAATCCTTATGTTGTACATCCTGTACAATTTATTTTAGATTATCCATTTGCATATATGTTATTAGGTATTGCTGGTTTTATTCCAGTAAAACTTAAGGCAAGTAAAAAAATAATTGTATATGGAACTGCTTTTATAGCTCTGTTTTTAGGAACATTTGCAAGGTTTATATCACATTTATTATCAGGAGCTATATTTTTTGCTCACTTTGCTCCTGAAGGACAAAATGTGTGGTTGTATTCGAGTATTTATAATGCTAGCTTTTTAATACCATCTCTTTTGATCGCTTTTGTAATTATAGTACCACTTTTAAAGACTTTAATGAAAGTTGAAAGATAA
- the pknB gene encoding Stk1 family PASTA domain-containing Ser/Thr kinase, giving the protein MIGKVLNERYEILKELGKGGMAIVFEAQDLLLDRKVALKMLRHEYLNDKDFVKRFRHEAKAVARLAHPNIINIFDIGQKGEYQYLVMEYIEGRTLKDIIRKEGKIDFTEALDIAKQICSALLVAHENNIIHCDIKPHNILLTKDKQVKVTDFGIARAISSATMTMTDTVMGSAHYFSPEQARGGEIKAHSDLYSLGIVLYEMLTGEVPFKGDSPISVALKHIQEQAKKPSLLNPEIPEQLEKLVMRAIAKRPSERFRDAQDMKNKIEKIQNNIINYKFADIAEGDTRVIKKSDLKKEYYTNNNNREDRENERQYLTYREEKKQIPLWIKLIFSVIILGLIISAGVFIFYRAIMDVPVVRVPDIVGMDIDQASDETAIVGLQLDIQEERVYHPDIPEGHIISQFPTAGERVRQTRRIQVTISQGPAILTAPDLRFSTQREATVILNNMQLELGEVKEEYSNSVALGRIISQDPEAGEEISPETEINIVLSIGPHPNMVKMPNILGLDREEAFDILENNNLEPGEIIEEETQRFLDNQIAEQAYPPGDEIPEGSSVDLTISSGLINRERSDVHSNVLMRYNVPPGPLSQRVDIVIIDDNGRDTIYSETHRPGDLIAVRFNSVGTTDYEIYINGDLKHDDRLFRR; this is encoded by the coding sequence ATGATAGGTAAAGTATTGAATGAGCGATATGAAATTTTAAAGGAATTAGGCAAAGGCGGCATGGCAATAGTTTTTGAAGCTCAAGACTTGCTATTAGACCGTAAAGTAGCCTTGAAAATGCTACGGCATGAATATCTTAATGATAAAGACTTTGTTAAGAGGTTTCGCCATGAAGCTAAAGCAGTTGCTAGATTAGCACATCCCAACATTATTAATATTTTTGATATAGGACAAAAGGGTGAATATCAATATCTAGTGATGGAATATATAGAAGGAAGAACTCTTAAGGATATTATTAGAAAAGAAGGGAAAATAGATTTTACTGAAGCTTTAGATATAGCAAAACAAATTTGCTCAGCTTTATTAGTTGCTCATGAAAATAATATTATCCATTGTGATATAAAGCCTCATAACATTTTGTTAACAAAAGATAAACAGGTTAAGGTTACAGATTTTGGAATTGCGCGAGCTATAAGCTCGGCAACGATGACAATGACAGACACTGTAATGGGAAGTGCACACTATTTTTCCCCTGAGCAGGCGCGAGGTGGGGAGATAAAAGCCCATTCTGATTTATATTCATTAGGTATAGTTCTGTATGAAATGTTGACAGGGGAAGTTCCGTTTAAAGGTGATAGTCCTATTTCAGTTGCTTTAAAACATATACAGGAACAAGCTAAAAAACCATCGCTTTTAAATCCTGAAATTCCGGAGCAACTTGAAAAATTAGTTATGAGAGCTATTGCTAAAAGGCCTTCGGAGCGTTTTAGAGATGCTCAAGATATGAAGAATAAAATTGAAAAAATACAAAATAATATTATTAATTATAAATTTGCTGATATAGCTGAAGGTGATACTAGGGTAATTAAAAAATCAGATTTAAAAAAAGAGTATTATACTAATAACAATAATAGAGAAGATAGAGAAAATGAACGACAATATCTAACATATAGAGAAGAAAAAAAACAGATACCGTTATGGATTAAATTAATTTTTTCAGTTATTATACTAGGACTTATTATTTCTGCTGGTGTATTTATTTTTTATAGAGCTATAATGGATGTTCCTGTTGTCAGAGTTCCCGATATAGTAGGTATGGACATTGACCAAGCTAGTGATGAAACTGCTATAGTAGGTTTACAACTAGATATACAGGAAGAGAGGGTTTACCATCCAGATATACCAGAAGGTCATATAATCTCACAGTTCCCAACAGCAGGAGAGAGAGTACGTCAAACTAGGAGGATTCAGGTGACCATTAGTCAGGGACCTGCTATATTAACAGCACCTGATTTAAGATTTTCTACCCAGAGAGAAGCAACAGTAATATTGAATAATATGCAATTAGAGCTTGGTGAGGTTAAAGAAGAGTATTCTAATAGTGTAGCATTGGGTAGAATTATTTCACAGGATCCTGAAGCAGGTGAAGAAATAAGTCCTGAGACAGAGATAAATATTGTACTAAGTATAGGACCTCATCCAAACATGGTTAAAATGCCTAATATTTTAGGATTGGATCGTGAAGAAGCTTTTGATATTCTAGAAAATAATAATCTTGAACCTGGAGAAATAATTGAAGAAGAAACACAGAGATTTCTAGATAATCAAATTGCAGAACAAGCATATCCGCCTGGCGATGAGATTCCTGAAGGAAGTAGTGTAGATTTAACAATCAGTTCTGGTTTGATTAATAGAGAAAGGTCAGATGTCCATAGCAACGTACTTATGCGCTATAATGTTCCTCCTGGTCCTTTAAGTCAAAGGGTAGATATTGTAATTATAGATGATAATGGACGAGACACTATTTATTCAGAAACCCATCGACCTGGTGATTTAATAGCTGTCCGTTTTAATAGTGTAGGTACCACAGATTATGAGATATATATTAATGGAGACTTAAAACATGATGATCGATTATTTAGAAGATAA
- the rpe gene encoding ribulose-phosphate 3-epimerase: MTEIAPSILAADFSKLKQDISKVEKAKYLHLDIMDGHFVPNISFGPGIVKAIRPHSNMFFDTHLMIYEPEKYIQQFADAGSDIITIQVEAVNHLDRVIHQIKDLGCQAGLSLNPATPLSVLDYIIQELDQVLIMTVNPGFGGQTFIPQMKEKIKTLREMIDDRGLDIRIEIDGGVNLDNILELKQLGVDLFVLGSSIFKTEDPEKTLKELYDKIN; the protein is encoded by the coding sequence ATGACAGAAATAGCACCATCAATACTTGCGGCAGATTTTAGTAAATTAAAACAAGATATATCCAAAGTAGAAAAAGCAAAGTATCTTCATCTTGACATTATGGACGGTCATTTTGTACCAAACATTTCATTTGGCCCAGGAATAGTAAAAGCTATACGTCCTCATAGTAATATGTTTTTTGATACTCACTTGATGATTTATGAGCCCGAGAAGTATATTCAGCAATTTGCAGATGCTGGCTCAGATATTATTACTATACAGGTAGAAGCTGTGAACCACCTAGATAGAGTGATTCACCAAATAAAAGATCTAGGATGTCAGGCAGGCTTATCATTAAATCCAGCTACTCCTTTATCAGTACTTGACTATATAATTCAGGAACTTGACCAAGTATTAATTATGACTGTTAATCCTGGTTTTGGTGGACAAACATTTATACCTCAGATGAAAGAGAAGATTAAGACACTGAGAGAGATGATTGATGATAGAGGATTAGACATCAGAATAGAAATAGATGGTGGAGTTAATTTAGATAATATTTTAGAACTGAAACAATTAGGAGTAGATCTTTTTGTATTGGGATCATCTATTTTTAAAACAGAAGACCCTGAAAAAACTTTAAAAGAACTTTATGATAAAATTAACTAG
- the rlmN gene encoding 23S rRNA (adenine(2503)-C(2))-methyltransferase RlmN, with translation MKKKDFKSLTRKELINWFKKEGYPAFRAKQVFNWIYKNGVDDFNQMTNLPAKLQKDLAEKASLDNLSLYQALSANDGTAKYLWELSDSDRIESVYIPFPEEGRHSICVSSQLGCAMDCQFCATAKGGLERNLTTGEIVDQIMNIQKLISKKEYGKPRISNLVFMGMGEPLANLDNVLKAIEIFNDKEGLDIGMRKITISTAGLVPQIKRLAEESLQAVLAISLNAPNNFLRSSLMPINDKYPIEKLIETAKYYIEKTSRRISFEYVLIDNLNDSIELAEELARLLKGMLCHVNLIPLNPVDEFNFKSPSKKTVNDFRDVLQSKGIETTIRQERGKRIEAACGQLRHLYK, from the coding sequence ATGAAAAAGAAGGATTTTAAGTCTTTGACGAGAAAAGAATTAATAAATTGGTTTAAAAAAGAGGGATACCCGGCTTTTAGAGCTAAACAGGTTTTTAATTGGATATATAAAAATGGAGTCGATGACTTTAATCAAATGACAAATTTACCTGCTAAATTGCAAAAAGACTTAGCGGAAAAGGCTTCTTTGGACAATTTATCATTGTATCAAGCCCTTTCAGCGAATGATGGTACTGCAAAATATCTTTGGGAACTATCAGACAGTGATAGAATTGAGAGTGTATATATACCTTTTCCTGAAGAAGGTCGCCATAGTATATGTGTTTCTAGTCAGTTAGGATGTGCTATGGATTGTCAGTTTTGCGCAACTGCAAAAGGAGGGTTAGAAAGAAATTTAACAACAGGTGAAATAGTTGATCAAATAATGAATATCCAAAAATTAATCAGTAAAAAAGAATATGGTAAACCAAGAATATCCAATTTAGTTTTTATGGGTATGGGTGAGCCTCTTGCAAATTTAGATAATGTTTTAAAAGCGATAGAAATTTTTAATGATAAAGAGGGATTAGATATTGGTATGCGGAAGATAACAATATCTACTGCAGGCCTAGTGCCTCAAATAAAGAGATTAGCCGAGGAATCATTGCAGGCAGTACTAGCAATTTCGTTGAATGCTCCCAATAATTTCTTGAGAAGTTCTTTGATGCCTATTAATGATAAATATCCTATTGAAAAATTAATTGAGACAGCAAAGTATTATATAGAAAAAACCTCTAGAAGAATAAGCTTTGAGTATGTGTTAATTGACAATTTAAATGATTCAATAGAATTGGCAGAAGAATTAGCACGTTTGCTAAAAGGAATGCTTTGTCATGTTAATTTGATACCATTAAACCCAGTAGATGAGTTTAATTTTAAAAGTCCTAGTAAAAAGACAGTTAATGACTTTAGGGATGTATTGCAATCAAAAGGCATAGAGACTACTATCAGGCAGGAAAGAGGCAAAAGAATAGAAGCTGCTTGTGGTCAATTACGCCACCTTTATAAATAA
- a CDS encoding malic enzyme-like NAD(P)-binding protein — MSIYEKALKMHKDNQGKISVRSKVAVKNKEDLSLAYSPGVAEPCREIEKNPSAIYNYTNKGNFVAVVSSGTAVLGLGDIGPEAALPVMEGKAVLFKEFAGVDAFPLCVGTKDVDEIVNFVKLLEPTFAGINLEDIAAPECFEIEKRLKEETNMAIFHDDQHGTAIVVLAGLLNALKLSDKDISDIKVVISGAGASATSVSKLLLDKGVKNIIVCDSKGALCPGREASMTSVKEELANLTNPEGIMGDLSDVIIDADVFIGLSIGNLLKEDMVKTMKDNPIIFALANPTPEISPDLAQKAGAKIIATGRSDYPNQINNVLAFPGVLRGALDVRAKDINEAMKIAAAHAIAELIEDDLKEDYIVPAPFDSRVAPAVAAAVAKAAIDSGIARIEISPDEVKKRTEELTAIDK; from the coding sequence ATGTCAATTTATGAAAAGGCTTTAAAAATGCACAAGGATAATCAAGGGAAAATTAGTGTACGCAGTAAAGTAGCAGTGAAGAACAAAGAGGATTTGAGTTTAGCTTATTCTCCAGGTGTTGCTGAACCATGTAGAGAAATAGAAAAAAATCCTTCAGCTATATATAATTATACAAATAAGGGTAATTTTGTAGCTGTTGTTTCTTCTGGAACTGCAGTCTTGGGATTAGGTGATATTGGTCCAGAAGCAGCATTGCCAGTAATGGAAGGAAAGGCTGTGCTTTTTAAAGAATTTGCAGGAGTTGATGCTTTTCCACTTTGTGTAGGAACAAAGGATGTTGATGAGATTGTAAATTTTGTAAAATTGCTAGAACCTACATTCGCTGGTATTAATCTTGAGGATATTGCTGCGCCTGAATGTTTTGAAATAGAAAAAAGACTAAAAGAAGAAACAAATATGGCTATTTTTCATGATGACCAACATGGAACCGCTATAGTTGTACTAGCGGGCTTACTTAATGCATTGAAATTAAGTGATAAAGATATATCTGATATCAAAGTAGTTATTAGTGGAGCAGGTGCATCAGCTACTTCTGTTAGTAAATTACTCTTAGATAAGGGTGTTAAAAATATAATAGTTTGTGACAGTAAGGGGGCTTTATGTCCGGGAAGAGAAGCTTCAATGACTAGTGTTAAGGAAGAATTAGCTAATCTCACTAACCCTGAAGGAATAATGGGTGACCTTAGTGATGTAATTATAGATGCTGATGTTTTTATAGGTCTTTCAATTGGAAATCTTCTTAAAGAAGATATGGTAAAAACTATGAAGGACAATCCTATAATCTTTGCTCTTGCAAATCCTACACCAGAAATTTCTCCTGACTTAGCTCAAAAAGCCGGAGCTAAAATTATAGCAACAGGACGTTCTGATTATCCAAATCAAATAAATAATGTTCTTGCTTTTCCGGGAGTATTAAGAGGTGCTCTTGATGTTCGAGCTAAAGATATAAATGAAGCAATGAAAATAGCTGCAGCCCATGCTATTGCTGAGTTAATTGAGGATGATTTGAAAGAAGATTATATAGTGCCTGCACCATTTGATTCTAGGGTGGCTCCAGCTGTAGCGGCAGCGGTTGCAAAGGCCGCTATTGATAGTGGAATCGCTAGAATAGAAATATCTCCTGATGAAGTAAAAAAACGCACAGAAGAATTAACTGCAATTGACAAATAA
- a CDS encoding fumarate hydratase — translation MRKITSAQIRDAVAKLVQKANYHLAEDVLEAIRKAANEEKSPIGKKILEQLLINNSLAAEKKLPICQDTGLAVFFIEIGNQVYIDGDVYKAINAGVSKGYKEGYLRKSIVESPLKRKNTGDNTPAVIHTKLVSGDKIKIIAAPKGGGSENMSLVKMLKPADGVEGVKELVLETVKNAGANPCPPIIVGIGLGGSFEKSAILAKEALLRPINDRNVDKEMANLEEELLVEINKLGIGPQGLGGTITALAVKINTYPCHIASLPVAININCHVARHKEIIL, via the coding sequence ATGCGAAAAATCACTTCTGCTCAAATAAGGGATGCGGTTGCGAAACTAGTTCAGAAGGCCAATTATCATCTTGCTGAAGATGTACTTGAAGCCATTAGAAAAGCAGCTAATGAAGAAAAATCACCTATTGGCAAAAAAATACTAGAACAACTTTTGATTAATAACAGTTTGGCTGCTGAAAAAAAACTGCCAATTTGTCAAGATACAGGTTTAGCAGTATTTTTTATAGAGATTGGAAATCAAGTATATATTGATGGTGATGTATATAAGGCTATTAATGCTGGAGTAAGCAAAGGATATAAGGAAGGATATTTGCGTAAGTCCATTGTAGAATCTCCACTTAAGAGGAAAAACACAGGCGATAATACACCAGCAGTAATACATACTAAGTTAGTATCAGGTGATAAAATAAAGATAATTGCGGCACCTAAAGGTGGCGGTAGCGAAAATATGAGTTTAGTCAAAATGTTAAAACCTGCTGATGGGGTTGAAGGAGTTAAAGAATTAGTTTTAGAAACAGTTAAAAATGCAGGAGCAAATCCCTGTCCTCCTATTATCGTAGGTATAGGTCTTGGGGGTAGCTTTGAAAAATCCGCTATTTTAGCCAAAGAAGCTTTGTTAAGGCCAATAAACGATAGAAATGTTGATAAAGAAATGGCGAATTTGGAAGAGGAACTGTTAGTAGAAATTAATAAATTGGGGATAGGTCCTCAAGGATTGGGTGGAACAATTACAGCTTTAGCAGTAAAGATAAATACATACCCATGTCATATAGCTTCTTTACCTGTAGCAATAAATATTAATTGTCATGTCGCTAGGCATAAAGAAATAATACTATGA
- a CDS encoding Stp1/IreP family PP2C-type Ser/Thr phosphatase: protein MGFSVYSNKGKVRNDNEDSYLVKEGKFPLIAVADGMGGHQAGELASSLAVDLLDNYDFNYQNDLLNELIKVFNLANEEILLKAEEDLEYSGMGTTLTAAIIYYDVMYIAHIGDTRIYLYRNNQLYQVTTDHSLVNELLKQKQISCKEAFNHPHKNIITQALGSIEELEIESKKVDLLAGDRLLFSTDGLHDMLRFNEIKKFLGMDKNLEDLSELMGKQAMKNGGSDNITLVLFDIN, encoded by the coding sequence ATGGGTTTCTCAGTGTACAGTAATAAAGGTAAAGTTAGAAATGATAATGAGGATAGTTATTTAGTAAAAGAAGGTAAATTTCCTTTAATCGCAGTTGCTGATGGTATGGGTGGACATCAAGCGGGTGAGCTAGCCAGTAGTCTGGCAGTAGATTTACTGGATAATTATGATTTTAATTATCAAAATGATTTATTAAATGAGTTAATAAAAGTATTTAATTTAGCTAATGAAGAAATTCTTCTAAAAGCAGAAGAAGATCTTGAATATAGCGGTATGGGAACCACATTAACTGCTGCTATTATATATTATGATGTAATGTATATTGCTCATATTGGTGATACTCGTATTTACCTATATAGAAATAATCAGTTATATCAAGTTACGACAGATCATTCATTAGTAAATGAGCTTTTAAAACAAAAACAAATTAGCTGTAAAGAAGCTTTTAATCATCCACATAAAAATATAATTACTCAAGCTTTAGGTTCAATTGAGGAATTAGAGATTGAAAGCAAAAAAGTTGATTTGCTAGCTGGAGATAGGTTATTATTTTCTACTGATGGCTTACATGATATGTTACGTTTTAATGAGATAAAAAAGTTTTTAGGTATGGATAAAAATTTAGAGGATTTAAGTGAATTAATGGGTAAACAGGCAATGAAAAATGGTGGTAGTGATAACATTACCCTTGTTCTTTTCGATATTAATTGA
- the rsmB gene encoding 16S rRNA (cytosine(967)-C(5))-methyltransferase RsmB, whose translation MNSRKIALNILLEIDKEAYSNLVLNKYLSKINKRKDRALITEMVYGVLRYRNRLDYIIKHYSKTPFEKMDMAVRQALRLAIYQIEFLDKIPARAAVNETVNACKGICNRGAVGFVNGVLRNFIRNKKRIKYPNPEKNPREYMINYLSHPAWLIDYWLKEYKQEKLIKLCEHNNKVAELEIRINTLKYNFEDVHLAFDKENIILEERIIPGTYTVKNHSGVKTLPLYSEGAFIVQGSAASLTSQLLNPKPGMRVLDMTAAPGGKTTHLATLMENKGEITALDIYPHKIKLIETNCNRLGVNIVKTLEFDAREYKSSKKYDMILLDAPCSGLGLIRQKPEIRWNKSISDIKSLAKIQFELLQNAIKLLKKQGVLLYSTCTLTLEENKKNIYKILNLHKDIEILDLKNDLKRLDILDYFTPQKDGFLELFPVETGTEGFFMAKIIKK comes from the coding sequence ATGAATAGCCGGAAAATTGCATTGAATATCTTGTTGGAAATAGATAAGGAAGCTTATTCAAATCTTGTACTTAATAAGTATTTATCAAAAATCAATAAAAGAAAAGATAGAGCTTTGATAACTGAGATGGTATATGGTGTATTAAGATATAGAAATAGATTGGACTATATCATAAAACATTATTCAAAGACCCCTTTTGAAAAGATGGATATGGCAGTTAGACAAGCCTTAAGATTAGCTATCTATCAAATTGAGTTTTTAGATAAAATACCAGCACGAGCTGCTGTGAATGAGACAGTTAATGCTTGTAAAGGAATATGTAATAGAGGGGCTGTGGGATTTGTAAATGGTGTTTTGAGAAATTTTATACGTAATAAAAAAAGAATAAAATATCCTAATCCAGAAAAAAATCCCAGGGAGTATATGATTAACTATCTATCACATCCTGCCTGGTTAATTGATTACTGGTTAAAAGAATATAAGCAGGAAAAGCTGATAAAATTATGTGAGCATAATAATAAAGTGGCTGAATTAGAAATTAGGATTAATACCTTAAAATATAACTTTGAAGATGTACACTTAGCTTTTGATAAAGAAAATATAATTTTAGAAGAAAGAATAATTCCAGGAACTTATACAGTGAAAAATCATAGTGGAGTGAAAACTTTACCGTTGTATTCTGAGGGTGCTTTTATTGTACAAGGTTCAGCTGCATCATTAACAAGCCAGCTGTTAAATCCCAAGCCAGGTATGAGGGTATTGGATATGACAGCAGCACCTGGAGGCAAAACTACTCATTTGGCTACATTGATGGAAAATAAGGGTGAGATAACTGCTCTTGATATCTATCCACATAAAATAAAATTAATAGAAACTAATTGTAATAGATTGGGAGTTAATATTGTAAAGACATTGGAATTTGATGCTAGAGAGTACAAATCTTCAAAAAAATATGATATGATTTTATTAGATGCCCCATGCTCTGGTTTAGGATTAATAAGACAAAAACCAGAGATAAGATGGAATAAATCTATTAGTGATATTAAAAGTTTAGCAAAAATACAATTTGAACTTTTACAAAATGCAATTAAATTATTAAAAAAACAAGGAGTATTACTATATAGTACTTGTACTTTAACTCTTGAAGAAAATAAAAAAAACATCTATAAAATTTTAAATTTACATAAGGACATAGAAATTTTAGATTTAAAAAACGATCTTAAGCGCTTGGATATTCTAGATTATTTTACTCCCCAAAAAGATGGTTTTTTAGAACTTTTCCCAGTTGAGACAGGAACAGAAGGTTTTTTTATGGCAAAAATTATTAAAAAATAG
- a CDS encoding thiamine diphosphokinase, producing MQSKKGILALNGELKGKKEEYLSFINNQESFLIAADAGVLLYQKLALSPDVLIGDFDSLDNSILQSYESKGIDVIKYPKEKDETDGELAIKYCIDNDIDEIIIIGSFGGRFDHQLANILLLEYAYHHQINAIIKDIDIEIALISSYKRFDNCQNDILSLIPLDAKVDGIRIEGCRYNVEEESLFRYKSRGISNQIIEERAEVRVDNGLLLYMKSKG from the coding sequence ATGCAGAGCAAAAAAGGAATTCTTGCATTAAATGGGGAATTAAAAGGTAAAAAAGAGGAGTACCTTTCATTTATAAATAATCAAGAAAGTTTTTTAATTGCTGCTGATGCTGGAGTTCTATTGTATCAAAAATTAGCTCTAAGCCCAGATGTACTTATAGGTGATTTTGATTCTTTAGATAATAGTATATTACAATCATATGAGTCTAAAGGGATAGATGTAATTAAGTATCCTAAAGAAAAAGATGAAACTGATGGTGAATTAGCAATAAAATATTGTATAGATAATGATATTGATGAAATTATAATTATAGGCTCTTTTGGTGGTAGGTTTGATCATCAGTTAGCAAATATTTTATTACTGGAATATGCTTATCATCATCAAATAAATGCTATTATTAAAGATATAGATATAGAGATTGCTTTAATTAGCTCTTATAAACGCTTTGATAACTGTCAGAATGATATATTATCACTTATTCCCTTAGATGCTAAGGTTGACGGGATTAGGATTGAAGGATGTAGATATAATGTTGAAGAAGAAAGCTTATTTCGTTATAAAAGCCGAGGAATAAGTAATCAAATTATTGAAGAAAGAGCAGAAGTAAGGGTAGATAATGGATTGTTGCTTTATATGAAAAGCAAAGGGTAA
- a CDS encoding Fe-S-containing hydro-lyase — protein sequence MDLNIPLTDKEIFNLKAGDRITLSGVIYTARDAAHARILELIKNGDKLPIPLKGQVIYYVGPAPSKPGHVIGSAGPTTSYRMDPYVPSLLERGLKAMIGKGPRSQEVKDAMRAHKAVYLAAVGGAAALISQCIKKSEVIAYPELGAEAIRRLEVESFPAIVINDIYGNDMYQDGVERYRNYND from the coding sequence ATGGATTTAAATATACCATTAACAGATAAGGAAATATTTAACTTAAAGGCAGGTGATAGAATTACTTTAAGTGGAGTTATTTATACAGCTAGAGATGCAGCTCATGCGCGTATTCTTGAATTGATAAAAAACGGGGATAAACTACCTATTCCATTAAAAGGTCAAGTGATATATTATGTGGGTCCTGCTCCATCAAAACCAGGACATGTAATTGGATCAGCCGGTCCAACAACAAGTTATCGCATGGATCCATATGTGCCTTCTTTGTTAGAAAGGGGTTTAAAAGCAATGATAGGAAAAGGTCCACGTTCACAGGAAGTAAAAGATGCTATGAGAGCCCATAAAGCTGTCTATCTAGCTGCTGTTGGTGGTGCTGCTGCTTTAATATCTCAATGTATTAAAAAAAGTGAGGTTATTGCATATCCTGAATTGGGAGCAGAGGCGATTAGACGTTTAGAAGTGGAATCGTTTCCTGCAATTGTGATAAATGATATTTACGGAAATGATATGTATCAGGATGGAGTAGAAAGATATAGGAATTATAATGATTAG
- the rsgA gene encoding ribosome small subunit-dependent GTPase A: MKGIICKTLGGFFFTGNENQNIYRTKIRGKIREKVYPGDYVEFENDIIEKLYSRNSLLHRPAIANVDQVLIVLSVEAPCFDRKLLDRFLIMVEEAAMNPLIVINKIDLDNNSIEMEFEDYKKAGYQVFFLSVKEKIGFDSLIDSLHEHVNVLTGPSGVGKSSLINEIVKDANMEVAEVSKKLKRGVHTTRHVELLAVPEGGWLADSPGFTSLDIKHILADELRFFYPEFIDYMANCKFRACSHTHEPKCAVKDAVESGEISKRRYQSYLHFYKELK, translated from the coding sequence ATGAAAGGGATAATATGTAAAACATTAGGTGGTTTTTTTTTCACAGGCAATGAAAATCAAAATATATATAGAACAAAAATTAGAGGTAAAATCAGAGAAAAAGTATATCCGGGAGACTATGTTGAATTTGAAAATGATATTATTGAAAAACTATATTCAAGAAATAGCTTATTACATCGACCAGCTATCGCTAATGTTGATCAGGTTTTAATAGTTCTTTCTGTTGAAGCTCCTTGTTTTGACCGAAAATTATTAGATAGATTTCTAATAATGGTTGAAGAGGCTGCTATGAATCCCTTAATAGTTATAAATAAGATAGACCTTGATAATAATTCTATTGAAATGGAATTTGAAGACTATAAAAAGGCAGGTTATCAAGTATTCTTCCTTAGTGTAAAAGAAAAAATAGGGTTTGATAGTTTGATTGATAGTTTACATGAACATGTAAATGTCCTTACTGGACCTTCTGGAGTAGGTAAATCTTCATTGATAAACGAGATAGTTAAAGATGCTAATATGGAAGTTGCAGAGGTAAGTAAAAAGTTAAAACGTGGAGTTCATACTACGAGACATGTAGAATTATTAGCTGTACCCGAAGGTGGTTGGCTGGCAGATTCACCTGGTTTTACGTCACTTGATATTAAGCATATTCTGGCTGATGAATTAAGGTTTTTCTATCCTGAATTTATTGATTATATGGCTAATTGCAAATTCAGGGCTTGTAGCCATACACATGAACCTAAATGTGCTGTTAAAGATGCAGTTGAATCAGGAGAAATATCAAAGAGGCGGTATCAATCGTATCTCCATTTTTATAAGGAATTAAAGTAA